In one window of Paraflavitalea soli DNA:
- a CDS encoding TonB-dependent receptor, whose translation MRIGLLPLLLITTLTVVIQASPTNGQEVLNKKINLIAEQKEVKTVLGEISKLAGIKFVYSSQRIPTRQKVSVVARDRRLGDVLDVLLQPLNICYQVSGTQVVLMRRGDGGGVNLAFYEEGALDRSEDINEIPYKVITGKVSNEKGDGLAGVSVVVKGTAKGTSTNLDGVFTINAEVGETLQFSMVGYKSFTVVVGQENEIPVTLQAEMVNMNEVIIVGYGTQRRSTLTGAISSVSGKTLAELPVASVEGALQGRVAGLTVTNNGEPGTTPIVRIRGISSISFASDPLYVIDGFPTGNLGNFNSRDIESVEVLKDASAAAIYGSRATNGVILITTKKGKREGKLRINLDSYVGTQSAWRKIDLLNTAQYLQYERALNGNAGIGLPPRLETANFNKPIYDGTTQTYAQTNTDWQDAYFKSGIITQQDLSLAGGNNVSRFFASAGYFKQDGIARGVNYERGNFRLNSDHVISKVFTFGENLFISYSKQRYDNTSGNRTRLVNVIRNLPYLPVYDPTTIGGYRGAENSVDGADPTNPVEDAELLGNATNKTLKLLGTAFLEINFTSWLKFRSTFGVDYVNLFQHQFIPIYNDKGRNSPVATIRDQKNSSTTTLFTEQLTFDKTFGDHHINAIGVFEVQGTKSAAENASGNQNSNDIEVLRGATNVSYVSTKSENFLQSMVGRISYEYAGKYLLSAAIRRDGLSVWAPGKKYANFPSASIGWRIDQEQFMRTAPFISELKVRAGYGITGLNAVAALNNDYPWQVTVAANGATYPFNNVNSTGNASYYNALGNADLEWEKTKQLNIGLDLGVMNNRLTLSAEYFTRKTDNLILNVPTPPSFGFAGTGVLANVASMENKGLEFQAGYNKNQGEFTWNLTGNISFIRNKVLSLNTETATIDQGGDQDFGGGGAITRTSAGQAIQSYYGYVVAGIFQTADEINKSPTQAPGTAPGDLKFADLDGNGSITDADRTFIGNYLPKFSYALNYSAKYKGFDASLFLQGVQGNKIFNAARIISEGMARLFGSGTAVLNAWSPTNKNTNIPRAVSGDPNQNVRPSTRWIEDGSYLRLKNIIIGYTISNKVLQSVTKGAVSSFRLYISAQNLLTFTGYDGWDPEIGSKNTTLTNGIDYGQYPAARSFQFGLQVGF comes from the coding sequence ATGAGAATAGGATTGCTCCCATTACTATTGATTACGACACTAACGGTAGTCATTCAGGCAAGCCCCACCAACGGCCAGGAGGTTTTGAATAAAAAGATCAATCTCATTGCCGAACAAAAGGAGGTAAAAACTGTCCTCGGCGAGATCAGTAAACTGGCCGGGATCAAGTTTGTATACAGCTCCCAGCGCATTCCAACCCGTCAAAAAGTATCTGTTGTAGCCAGGGACCGCCGCCTGGGCGATGTACTGGATGTACTGCTCCAGCCCCTCAATATCTGTTACCAGGTATCCGGCACCCAGGTAGTGCTGATGCGCAGGGGCGATGGTGGTGGGGTAAACCTTGCTTTTTATGAAGAAGGAGCCCTGGACAGATCGGAAGATATCAATGAAATTCCTTATAAGGTCATTACGGGTAAGGTATCCAACGAAAAAGGCGATGGCCTGGCAGGCGTTTCCGTAGTGGTAAAAGGTACTGCCAAGGGCACCTCTACCAACCTTGATGGCGTTTTTACCATCAATGCAGAAGTAGGGGAGACGCTCCAGTTTTCGATGGTAGGATATAAGTCATTTACTGTAGTCGTAGGGCAGGAGAATGAGATACCAGTTACCCTGCAGGCCGAAATGGTCAATATGAATGAGGTGATCATCGTGGGATATGGCACCCAGCGCAGAAGTACCTTAACAGGGGCTATCTCTTCCGTAAGTGGCAAAACCCTGGCCGAGCTGCCGGTGGCCAGCGTGGAGGGGGCTTTGCAGGGAAGGGTTGCCGGACTCACCGTTACCAACAACGGCGAGCCTGGTACTACACCCATCGTACGTATCCGGGGTATCAGTTCTATCAGCTTTGCTTCTGATCCCTTGTATGTAATTGATGGATTTCCAACAGGCAACCTCGGCAATTTCAACAGTCGCGATATTGAATCCGTAGAAGTATTGAAAGACGCCAGCGCCGCCGCCATCTATGGGTCCAGGGCTACCAACGGCGTAATACTGATCACCACCAAAAAGGGAAAACGCGAAGGTAAATTGCGCATCAATCTCGATAGTTATGTAGGCACCCAAAGCGCCTGGAGAAAGATCGACCTGCTCAATACCGCCCAATACCTGCAATACGAAAGAGCCCTCAATGGCAACGCAGGCATCGGATTGCCACCCCGGTTGGAAACGGCCAATTTCAACAAACCTATTTATGATGGAACCACTCAAACTTATGCGCAAACCAATACTGATTGGCAGGACGCCTATTTTAAGAGTGGTATTATCACACAACAAGACCTCTCGCTCGCGGGTGGCAATAATGTTTCGCGGTTCTTTGCCTCTGCTGGTTATTTTAAACAAGATGGAATTGCCCGCGGTGTAAATTATGAGCGCGGTAATTTTCGCCTTAATTCAGATCACGTCATTAGTAAAGTTTTTACTTTTGGAGAGAACCTGTTCATCTCTTATTCCAAACAGCGGTATGACAATACATCAGGCAACAGAACACGCCTGGTGAATGTGATACGCAACCTGCCTTACCTGCCGGTATATGATCCTACTACGATTGGTGGATACCGGGGTGCAGAGAACAGCGTCGATGGCGCCGATCCTACCAACCCCGTAGAAGATGCTGAACTGCTGGGTAACGCTACCAATAAAACACTGAAGTTATTAGGTACTGCTTTCCTGGAGATCAACTTCACCTCTTGGCTTAAATTCAGGTCCACTTTTGGGGTGGATTACGTAAACCTGTTCCAGCACCAGTTTATCCCTATTTATAATGACAAAGGCCGTAATTCACCGGTAGCAACTATCAGGGACCAGAAGAATTCTTCCACTACCACTTTGTTTACAGAACAGTTGACTTTTGATAAGACCTTTGGTGATCACCATATCAACGCTATTGGTGTTTTTGAAGTACAAGGCACCAAAAGCGCTGCTGAGAATGCCTCCGGCAACCAGAACAGTAATGACATTGAAGTATTACGCGGTGCTACCAACGTAAGTTATGTGTCTACCAAAAGCGAGAATTTCCTCCAATCCATGGTGGGCAGGATCAGTTATGAATATGCCGGAAAATACCTGCTGAGTGCAGCTATTCGCCGGGATGGATTATCCGTATGGGCGCCAGGTAAGAAATATGCCAATTTCCCCTCTGCTTCAATAGGATGGCGTATAGACCAGGAGCAGTTTATGCGCACGGCTCCCTTTATTTCTGAGTTAAAAGTGAGGGCAGGTTATGGTATTACCGGTCTTAATGCTGTCGCAGCGCTAAACAACGATTATCCCTGGCAGGTAACCGTGGCCGCCAATGGCGCTACCTATCCATTCAATAACGTGAACTCCACCGGTAATGCTTCCTATTACAACGCACTGGGTAATGCTGATCTGGAATGGGAAAAGACCAAGCAATTGAATATTGGCCTTGATCTGGGTGTGATGAACAACAGGCTCACCCTATCCGCAGAATATTTTACCCGCAAAACAGATAACCTCATCCTGAATGTACCTACTCCGCCTTCCTTTGGTTTTGCAGGTACCGGTGTGCTGGCCAATGTGGCATCGATGGAGAATAAAGGATTGGAGTTTCAAGCTGGGTATAACAAGAACCAGGGTGAATTTACCTGGAACCTTACCGGCAATATCAGTTTCATACGTAATAAGGTGCTTAGTCTGAATACCGAAACAGCTACTATCGATCAGGGTGGCGACCAGGATTTTGGGGGTGGTGGCGCTATTACGCGTACCAGCGCCGGACAGGCTATTCAATCTTATTACGGCTATGTAGTAGCCGGTATATTCCAGACGGCTGATGAGATCAACAAAAGCCCCACACAGGCGCCTGGTACAGCCCCCGGCGACCTGAAATTTGCCGACCTGGATGGCAATGGAAGCATCACAGATGCCGACCGTACTTTTATCGGCAACTACCTGCCTAAGTTTTCCTACGCACTGAACTACAGTGCCAAATATAAAGGCTTTGATGCGTCACTTTTTCTACAGGGTGTTCAGGGCAATAAGATTTTCAATGCGGCCCGTATCATCAGCGAAGGAATGGCTCGTCTGTTTGGCTCCGGCACAGCCGTGCTCAATGCATGGTCCCCTACCAATAAAAATACAAATATACCCCGCGCTGTGAGCGGTGACCCTAACCAGAATGTGCGCCCTTCCACCCGGTGGATAGAAGATGGTTCCTATCTACGGTTGAAGAACATCATTATTGGGTACACCATTTCCAATAAAGTATTACAGTCTGTAACCAAAGGAGCCGTCAGCAGTTTCAGGTTATATATTTCTGCCCAAAACCTCTTGACCTTCACCGGTTATGATGGTTGGGATCCTGAAATTGGTTCCAAGAACACCACGTTGACCAATGGTATTGATTATGGTCAGTACCCGGCAGCCCGTTCGTTCCAGTTTGGTCTGCAGGTGGGATTTTAG
- a CDS encoding FecR family protein yields MKDFRLFDITDFVMDEDFARWVYEQRPEDEAAWHAWLTKNPDKHLMVAEARRILESIYIAPPVISAQEIEDETARLLQTIHQQPLPVLAKVARMRFRAWYIAAAILVACIMGALFFFTNLRTAKEPFTWEKMTASRQLIEQMNTSDKPVTIALPDGSSLALAPGSRIGYANHFDSSPTRDVYLSGEAFFEVTKNPDRPFRVFANEIVTKVLGTSFTVRSFENDTTIQVIVRTGKVTVYSQAVTTTRRSATDHKPGEVILTPNQQLVYEKAAHKFQKVLLDDPLLIVSRVAEQKMEYEDANLLSVFNELSNAYGISIVYDSELLEKCTVTADLKNETFYHKLDLICTAIGASYEVIDGQVVIQSNGCQ; encoded by the coding sequence ATGAAAGATTTTCGCTTGTTCGATATTACGGATTTCGTTATGGATGAGGACTTTGCACGCTGGGTATACGAACAGCGGCCGGAAGATGAGGCGGCCTGGCATGCCTGGCTTACGAAGAATCCCGATAAGCACCTGATGGTGGCCGAAGCCCGCAGGATACTGGAATCTATTTACATAGCGCCCCCTGTCATTTCAGCGCAGGAAATAGAGGACGAAACAGCACGGTTACTGCAAACCATTCACCAGCAACCTTTGCCCGTACTTGCTAAAGTAGCCAGGATGAGGTTCCGTGCCTGGTACATTGCTGCGGCTATCCTGGTAGCCTGTATTATGGGTGCGCTGTTCTTTTTTACTAACCTCCGGACCGCGAAAGAACCATTTACCTGGGAAAAAATGACCGCCTCCCGCCAATTGATCGAGCAGATGAATACTTCCGATAAGCCCGTCACGATCGCTTTGCCTGATGGCAGTTCATTGGCACTGGCGCCTGGTAGCCGCATTGGATACGCCAACCATTTTGATAGCAGTCCTACCCGGGATGTATACTTGTCGGGGGAAGCTTTTTTTGAAGTGACTAAAAACCCCGATCGCCCGTTCAGGGTATTTGCCAATGAGATCGTTACCAAAGTACTGGGTACCAGCTTTACCGTCCGTTCTTTCGAAAATGATACCACCATCCAGGTCATTGTGCGCACCGGTAAAGTAACCGTGTATTCACAGGCCGTTACTACTACCCGTCGCAGTGCTACTGACCATAAGCCCGGAGAGGTGATCCTGACCCCCAATCAGCAACTGGTATATGAAAAGGCTGCCCATAAATTTCAAAAGGTTTTACTGGACGATCCTTTGCTGATCGTATCACGTGTGGCAGAACAGAAGATGGAATACGAAGATGCCAATCTCCTGAGTGTATTTAATGAGTTGAGTAATGCCTATGGGATCAGTATTGTGTATGACAGTGAGTTGTTGGAGAAATGCACCGTGACCGCCGACCTGAAGAATGAGACCTTTTACCATAAGCTGGACCTGATCTGTACCGCTATCGGCGCTTCTTATGAAGTGATCGATGGGCAGGTAGTGATCCAGTCCAATGGATGCCAATAA
- a CDS encoding RNA polymerase sigma factor, whose translation MPENDAHADQNWLQQLQQNDEQALAALMKKYYASLKSYGIRFTQDEALVKDCIQEVFISLWQRRDNITTVLSLKYYLLRAVKNKVLKSLHQKELQADMTELQDRYNFFQEFSVERLIIEKQVSEEKAAALRKTLSQLSPRQHEVIYLKFYQQLDHGQIADLMNISRQSVYNHLHDALQKLRGLWRAEYLTK comes from the coding sequence ATGCCTGAGAATGACGCACATGCGGACCAAAACTGGCTGCAACAACTACAGCAAAATGATGAGCAGGCGCTTGCCGCGCTCATGAAAAAATATTATGCATCCCTGAAAAGCTATGGCATCCGGTTTACACAGGATGAAGCACTGGTAAAGGATTGTATACAGGAGGTGTTTATTAGTCTCTGGCAAAGAAGGGATAATATCACTACCGTGCTCTCTCTCAAATATTACCTGTTGCGGGCCGTTAAAAATAAAGTCCTCAAATCTCTGCATCAGAAAGAGTTACAGGCAGATATGACTGAATTGCAGGATAGGTATAATTTCTTCCAGGAATTTTCAGTAGAACGCCTGATCATTGAAAAACAGGTGTCGGAAGAAAAGGCCGCAGCGTTACGCAAGACCCTGTCGCAACTCTCCCCGAGACAGCACGAAGTTATTTACCTGAAGTTTTACCAACAACTTGATCATGGGCAAATTGCAGATCTTATGAATATCTCCCGCCAAAGCGTATACAATCACCTGCACGACGCATTACAAAAACTGCGCGGCCTGTGGCGGGCAGAATACCTCACGAAATAA
- a CDS encoding type III PLP-dependent enzyme domain-containing protein → MNNSYTDLVTQTFNFPQEGFETKDNNLFFNGLDIKGLIDKYGTPMKLTYLPKIGMQIKKAKKMFANAIKKHRYEGEYNYCYCTKSSHFSFVVEEALKHDIHLETSYAYDIEIIKKLYEKKKITKDTFIVCNGYKQKTYTSRIANLLNTGFKNVIPILDNKEELQQYKKSVKVPFKLGIRIAAEEEPTFPFYTSRLGFRPRDVLEFYVDKIEGNEDRFQLKMLHIFLNKGIKDDIYYWSELNKVINLYCQLKKICPELDSINIGGGFPIKHSLGFEYDYQFMINEIIGNIKKACKKNNVPMPHIFTEFGSYTVGESMAHIYSVIGQKMQNDRETWYMIDSSFITTLPDTWGIGEKFLMLPINKWDQEYQRVVLGGITCDSHDYYDSEEHVNEVFLPKINNGEPLYLGFFHTGAYQDQISGYGGIKHCLIPSPKHVIVGHDKNGKLVDWVYAKEQTAQSMLKILGYVK, encoded by the coding sequence ATGAACAACTCGTACACCGACCTGGTGACGCAAACCTTTAACTTTCCGCAAGAAGGGTTTGAAACGAAAGACAACAATCTTTTCTTTAATGGTCTTGATATCAAGGGCCTCATTGACAAGTATGGTACGCCCATGAAGCTTACCTACCTGCCCAAGATCGGTATGCAGATCAAAAAGGCCAAGAAGATGTTTGCCAATGCCATTAAAAAGCATCGGTATGAAGGGGAGTACAATTACTGCTATTGTACCAAAAGCTCCCACTTCTCTTTTGTAGTGGAAGAGGCCCTGAAGCATGATATTCACCTGGAAACATCCTACGCCTACGATATCGAGATCATTAAGAAGTTGTACGAGAAGAAGAAGATCACGAAAGATACCTTTATCGTTTGTAATGGCTATAAGCAGAAAACCTACACCAGCCGCATTGCCAACCTGCTCAATACCGGATTTAAGAATGTAATCCCCATCCTCGATAACAAGGAAGAGCTGCAACAATATAAGAAGTCCGTTAAAGTGCCCTTTAAACTGGGTATCCGCATAGCAGCTGAGGAGGAACCCACCTTCCCCTTCTATACTTCCCGTCTTGGTTTCAGACCCAGGGATGTGCTGGAATTCTATGTAGATAAAATAGAGGGTAATGAAGACCGTTTTCAGTTGAAGATGCTGCACATCTTCCTCAACAAGGGGATTAAAGATGATATCTATTACTGGAGCGAATTGAATAAGGTGATCAACCTCTATTGCCAGTTGAAGAAGATCTGCCCCGAACTGGATTCTATTAATATTGGTGGTGGTTTCCCTATCAAGCATTCTTTGGGTTTTGAATACGACTACCAATTCATGATCAATGAGATCATTGGTAATATCAAGAAAGCCTGTAAGAAGAACAATGTACCGATGCCCCATATCTTCACCGAATTCGGCAGCTATACAGTAGGGGAGAGCATGGCCCATATTTATAGTGTGATAGGTCAGAAAATGCAGAATGACCGGGAAACCTGGTACATGATCGATTCTTCTTTTATCACCACTTTGCCCGATACCTGGGGTATTGGAGAAAAGTTCCTCATGTTACCCATCAATAAGTGGGACCAGGAATACCAACGCGTAGTACTAGGGGGTATTACCTGTGACAGCCATGACTACTATGATTCGGAAGAACACGTAAATGAAGTGTTCCTGCCCAAGATAAACAATGGTGAACCTTTGTACCTGGGCTTTTTCCATACAGGCGCCTACCAGGACCAGATCAGTGGTTATGGCGGTATTAAACACTGCCTGATCCCTTCGCCCAAACACGTTATTGTAGGGCATGATAAAAACGGTAAACTGGTGGATTGGGTATATGCTAAAGAACAAACTGCCCAAAGTATGCTGAAGATACTGGGGTATGTAAAATAG
- the rplT gene encoding 50S ribosomal protein L20: MPRSVNAVASRARRKRILKQAKGFYGKRKNVYTVAKNVLEKGLQYRYVGRKLKKREYRSLWIARINAGVRAEGLTYSVFMDKLTKKGITLDRKMLADLAMNEPETFKLLVASVK; this comes from the coding sequence ATGCCACGTTCAGTAAATGCTGTAGCAAGCAGGGCACGCCGCAAAAGGATTTTAAAACAAGCCAAAGGTTTTTATGGCAAACGTAAAAACGTATATACCGTTGCCAAAAACGTATTGGAAAAAGGTCTGCAATACAGATATGTAGGCCGTAAACTGAAGAAAAGAGAATACCGCTCATTGTGGATCGCGCGTATCAACGCCGGTGTACGTGCAGAGGGGTTGACTTATTCTGTTTTTATGGACAAGCTGACTAAAAAAGGTATCACCCTGGATCGTAAGATGCTGGCTGATCTGGCCATGAATGAGCCAGAGACCTTTAAGTTGCTGGTTGCTTCTGTAAAATAA
- the rpmI gene encoding 50S ribosomal protein L35 — MPKVKTNSSAKKRFKVTGTGKITHQKSFKRHILTKKSNKRKRALRMDGTVHKSNVDFVKRLLRLK; from the coding sequence ATGCCTAAAGTTAAAACAAACTCCAGTGCCAAGAAAAGGTTCAAAGTAACCGGCACCGGTAAGATCACTCACCAGAAGTCTTTCAAACGTCACATTCTTACCAAAAAGTCTAACAAACGTAAACGTGCCCTGCGCATGGATGGTACTGTTCACAAATCCAACGTTGATTTCGTAAAACGTCTTTTGAGGCTGAAATAA
- a CDS encoding ThuA domain-containing protein, with the protein MKKTLWLLAIPVLIFNLFSCNSSRSGKPRILVFSKTAGYRHSSIPQGIAAITKLGQENGFEVDTTENASYFNEDSLAKYAAVVFLHTTGDLLNHYQEADFERYIQSGGGYVGIHAAADAEYDWGWYGRLAGGWFESHPEQQIANILVKDSTNIATKHLPHVWQRKDEWYNFKNLNPDVHVLLTIDEKSYQGGKNGDNHPMAWYHDFDGGRAFYTELGHTEESFTEENYLKHLLGGLQYAIGKNDQLNYSKAKSLRTPDEDRFTKTVLAQGMFFEPTEMAILPNLDILVAQRRGELLLYKSLDSGSTVKQVGFLDVYHKTETPHVNAEEGFMGLQADPNFAKNHFVYAFYSPKDTSVNRLSRFKFENDTLDMKSEQIILQFYSQRNICCHTGGSIAFGRDGDELFLSTGDNSTPFDEPKQAYVSHGFGPLDDRPGHEQYDARRSASNTNDLRGKILRIKLKADGTYEIPEGNLFAKGTPNTKPEIYVMGNRNPYRISVDKKNNFLYWGEVGPDANNDSLDTRGPRGYDEVNQARKAGYFGWPLFVGNNYPYHAYDYATGTSGPAFDPAKPINNSRNNTGLQELPPAQPAFIWYPYGTSKDFPQVGTGGRNAMAGPAYYTEMFPEATRLPDYYNNKVFVYDWIRGWIKAVTLKPNGDFDKMEPFMENTKLHSMIDFEVGPDGRLYMLEYGTGWFSKNADAGISRVDYNSGNRAPKVDSLQVNKSSGTLPFGLVASVKAVDPEKDKLTYIWHIGDSTKETTEPNLSYTITKAGDYAISVEVRDDKKASSKSNVENIYAGNEAPVVSIALQGNQSFYFPGKPVIYSVNIEDKDDTAKVKDLSNLIVSADYVEGTDRAAASQGHQVLTEATMGKNLMLSLDCKTCHKVDEKSIGPSFVDVAKKYEKDPNAVSYLVNKIIKGGGGVWGEVAMAAHPNLKEADARQIVTWIQSLNATAAKKSLPASGSVQPTLGKPEKDNGVLYLSASYTDKGGNNIKPLSDNYVVTLRSSKVNLGRVRKMDKYRGENKNGMRLLIAPKSAGWFVIESIDLTGITAATLNIVWEKPAQSGYSFELRLDAPDGKKLGAFTLPGGGQAANEQTPFISKALTAAFEAVTDGKKHNLYIVSKPTDAAEPNEVGLTTITFK; encoded by the coding sequence ATGAAAAAAACGCTCTGGTTACTTGCTATTCCAGTATTGATATTCAATCTGTTCAGTTGTAATAGTTCCCGCTCCGGTAAACCCCGGATCCTTGTCTTCTCCAAAACGGCCGGATACCGGCATTCTTCGATCCCCCAGGGCATTGCTGCCATTACAAAACTGGGACAGGAGAATGGTTTTGAAGTAGATACCACTGAAAATGCCAGTTATTTTAATGAAGATTCGCTGGCCAAATATGCAGCAGTCGTATTTCTGCATACCACCGGAGATCTGCTCAATCATTATCAGGAAGCTGATTTTGAACGTTATATTCAATCAGGAGGTGGCTATGTAGGCATTCACGCCGCAGCTGACGCAGAATATGACTGGGGATGGTACGGCCGGCTGGCAGGTGGTTGGTTTGAAAGCCACCCCGAACAGCAGATAGCCAACATACTGGTAAAAGACAGCACCAATATTGCCACCAAACACCTGCCCCATGTGTGGCAGCGGAAAGATGAGTGGTACAATTTCAAGAACCTGAACCCCGATGTTCATGTGCTCCTTACGATCGATGAAAAGAGCTACCAGGGTGGGAAGAATGGCGACAACCATCCCATGGCCTGGTACCACGATTTTGATGGCGGCCGCGCTTTTTATACAGAGCTGGGACATACGGAAGAGTCCTTTACAGAAGAAAACTACCTTAAGCATTTGTTGGGGGGCCTTCAGTACGCCATCGGCAAAAATGATCAGCTCAATTACTCAAAGGCCAAATCGCTTCGCACGCCCGATGAAGACCGTTTTACCAAAACGGTACTGGCGCAGGGGATGTTCTTTGAGCCTACAGAAATGGCGATACTGCCCAACCTGGACATCCTGGTAGCACAGCGCCGTGGTGAATTGTTGCTGTACAAGAGCCTTGACTCGGGCTCAACGGTAAAACAGGTAGGTTTCCTCGACGTATACCACAAAACAGAAACACCGCATGTAAATGCCGAGGAAGGTTTTATGGGATTGCAGGCTGACCCCAATTTTGCCAAGAATCATTTTGTGTACGCCTTTTATAGTCCGAAAGACACTTCAGTGAACCGGCTTTCGCGTTTCAAGTTTGAAAATGATACGCTGGACATGAAGTCGGAGCAGATCATTCTACAATTTTATTCGCAACGTAATATATGCTGCCATACGGGGGGCTCCATTGCCTTTGGACGTGATGGGGATGAACTGTTCCTGTCTACAGGCGATAACTCCACTCCTTTCGACGAGCCCAAACAGGCTTATGTGAGCCATGGCTTTGGCCCGTTGGATGACCGCCCGGGACATGAGCAATACGACGCCCGCCGCTCTGCTTCCAATACCAATGACCTGCGGGGTAAGATCCTGCGGATAAAACTGAAAGCAGATGGCACGTATGAGATACCGGAAGGCAACCTATTTGCCAAAGGAACACCGAATACAAAACCAGAGATCTATGTAATGGGCAACCGCAACCCTTACCGCATTTCTGTAGACAAGAAGAACAATTTCCTGTATTGGGGTGAAGTAGGCCCGGATGCCAATAATGACAGCCTGGATACGCGCGGCCCCCGTGGTTATGATGAGGTGAATCAGGCACGCAAAGCGGGTTATTTTGGCTGGCCTTTGTTTGTGGGCAACAACTATCCCTACCATGCTTACGATTATGCAACAGGCACTTCGGGGCCGGCCTTTGATCCAGCCAAGCCCATCAACAATTCCCGCAACAATACGGGCTTACAGGAATTACCGCCAGCACAGCCGGCCTTTATCTGGTATCCTTACGGCACTTCCAAAGACTTCCCCCAGGTAGGTACAGGTGGCCGCAATGCGATGGCAGGGCCTGCCTATTATACTGAAATGTTCCCGGAAGCTACGCGCCTGCCGGATTATTACAACAACAAGGTATTCGTATATGACTGGATACGGGGATGGATCAAAGCAGTAACCTTAAAACCGAATGGGGACTTTGATAAGATGGAGCCTTTCATGGAGAATACAAAGCTCCATTCGATGATCGATTTTGAAGTAGGACCTGATGGCCGGTTATACATGCTGGAATATGGTACGGGCTGGTTTAGCAAAAACGCTGATGCCGGTATTTCCCGGGTTGATTACAATAGCGGTAACCGGGCACCGAAAGTAGATAGCCTGCAGGTGAATAAATCATCCGGCACCCTCCCCTTCGGCCTGGTGGCATCCGTGAAAGCCGTGGACCCCGAAAAAGACAAGCTCACCTATATCTGGCATATTGGTGATTCTACCAAAGAAACAACGGAACCCAACCTTTCTTATACGATCACCAAAGCCGGTGATTATGCTATCTCCGTAGAAGTGAGAGACGATAAAAAAGCCTCTTCCAAAAGCAATGTAGAAAATATTTATGCGGGCAATGAAGCACCAGTTGTGAGCATAGCGCTGCAGGGCAATCAAAGCTTCTATTTCCCCGGCAAACCTGTCATCTACAGCGTGAATATTGAAGACAAGGATGATACGGCCAAAGTAAAAGACCTGAGCAACCTGATCGTTTCTGCTGACTATGTGGAAGGAACTGACAGGGCGGCTGCATCCCAGGGGCACCAGGTACTTACAGAAGCTACCATGGGCAAAAACCTGATGTTATCGTTGGATTGTAAGACCTGTCATAAAGTCGATGAAAAGTCTATCGGGCCCTCTTTTGTGGATGTTGCCAAAAAGTACGAGAAAGATCCCAATGCGGTCTCTTACCTCGTAAACAAGATCATCAAAGGAGGCGGCGGCGTATGGGGAGAAGTGGCCATGGCGGCCCACCCCAACCTGAAAGAAGCAGATGCCCGCCAGATCGTGACCTGGATACAATCGCTCAATGCCACCGCAGCCAAAAAGTCTTTACCTGCTTCGGGCAGTGTACAACCTACACTTGGTAAGCCGGAAAAAGACAATGGTGTATTGTACCTGAGCGCCAGCTATACGGATAAGGGCGGCAACAATATCAAACCGCTATCGGATAATTATGTGGTTACGCTGCGCAGCTCTAAGGTGAACCTGGGCAGGGTACGCAAGATGGATAAATACCGGGGTGAGAATAAAAATGGTATGCGCTTATTGATCGCGCCCAAATCAGCCGGATGGTTTGTGATCGAATCGATCGACCTTACCGGTATTACCGCTGCTACGCTGAACATTGTGTGGGAAAAACCAGCACAATCTGGCTACAGCTTTGAGCTGCGTCTGGATGCACCCGATGGCAAAAAGCTTGGCGCCTTTACCCTGCCTGGTGGCGGACAAGCAGCTAATGAGCAAACACCCTTTATCAGCAAAGCACTGACCGCTGCTTTTGAAGCAGTAACAGATGGCAAGAAGCATAATCTTTATATTGTAAGCAAACCTACCGATGCAGCTGAGCCTAACGAGGTAGGATTGACAACAATTACCTTCAAATAG